In Nitrospira sp. MA-1, the genomic window TCCTTTGTTAGTTTGTGTTCTTGCTGGGTGATTTTACCTAGCAGAAAATTTTGTGAAAAATAAATATGGTGATGGTTATTTTTGTTTTTAACCAAGGAGGAGGCCCAATATGAGTCTCGATTACGTAAAATTCACGCCAGGTTTCGGAAAATTTATGCCAAAAGAATATCGGGATATGGTCGAGCATGGTCCATTTGGAAAGAAGACTTCTGTGTCGCAAGTGGGGACGTTTAAAGAGATCTTAGAGGAACATCCTATGTGTGCAGGGTGTGCGATGACGTTGTTTATCCGATTGGCTATCATTGCCTTCCCTAACCCGGAAGACACGATTACCGTCGGGACAGCAGGATGTGGGCGTCTGGCCATTTCCCAGGCGGCTATTCCTTTTGTCTATGGGAATTATGGTGATCAAAATGGGGTGGCCAGTGGGTTGTCTCGTGGACTGAGATTGCGTTTTGGTGATAAACCCAAAGACGTTGTGGTAATGGCCGGAGACGGAGGAATGGCTGACATTGGTTTTGCGCAGACGTTACATTCCTGGTTTCGAAAAGAAAAATTTACGACCATCATGTTGGATAACGAGGTTTATGGGAATACGGGTGGTCAAGAAAGCGGAATGACCAACAAGGGCCAAGTTTTGAAGATGGCCCCTTTGGGCAAAAAATTTGAAAAGATGGATATGTTAGGTATGGCCAAGGTTGCAGGGTGTGCCTATGTGGCAACAGTGGTTCCCAACAACCCAAGAAGAGTAGAGAGTGTCATTAAGAAAGCGGTTTTGATTGCACGAGAAGTGGGCCCAACGTATATCCAAGCCTATACCTCCTGTAACATTGAATATGCAATTCCAACAGATAAAGTGATGGAAGATGCCAAAGATGTTGAGAATGATCGTTATGCATTTTCTGAATATCTTACGGACGAAGCCAAGCAGCATTTAGCTGAATTATACGGATATAAAGAGTATCTCCCGAAGCCAGCAGCTGCAGTAACAAAAGGGTAGTCTACTTCCTAAGGGAAGAATGGTTTAGGTGCTTTTAAAAGGTAAGAGAATGGAGGTTGAAAATGGCTATTCGTTATAACATTCGTATGGCAGGAGTTGGTGGCCAGGGGGTGGTGACTGCATCCCACATTTTTAGCACGGCGGTCATTAATGCTGGAGGGGAGAGCACCATCGTTCCGTTTTATGGGTCTGAAAAGCGAATGGCTCCAGTGGAGAGTTATGTGCGGGTCTCGAATGAGCCAATTTACGAAATTGGAGAAATTACCTTTCCTCATATTCTCATGATCTTTCATCCGCAGTGCATCACCCATGGAAAGAGTTATACGAATCCTTTCTATTATGGGTTAAAAAATGAGGGAGTTGTTCTTATCAATAGCAACATACCTATGAATCTTGAACCGGATCAAGCTGCGGAATTGAAAGAACTAAATGCAAAAATATATTACCTCCCGGCCACACAGATGTCGCTAGATGTGGCCGGAATTGATTTGGCCACCAACATGGCTATGGTTGGAGCAATCGGGGCAATTACGGGACTTTCGACTTTAGAGGCCTCGGGTACGGCTGTGAAAGACCGATTTCTTGGAAAAGGTTTTGTGGTGTCAGGCGGAACTGCCGCATTGGATAGTGTAGTGGAAAGAAAGTTCAAGAAAAAAGCAGAATTGATTGAAAAAAACTTAGCGGTGGTGAAGGCTGGTTGGGATTACGCCGTCGACAATGGTTGGACATTGGGAGCTTCCTCAATGGCCGACCAAACAACTAGTGCTGCAGCAGCCAAAGCAGCAAAGGCTTCGGTCTAAAAAGAGAAAAAGAAATTGAAAGGGGAGAGCGATGTATCTTGTTGCAAATATAGATATAGATATTTGTGCTGCAACCAGCTGTAAGTTGTGCACACAATACTGTCCGGAAGCCAATACGATTCAGTATGATACGGAAGCGGGAAAGGACAGGGGTTTAAAGTATGGATCGGCCTATGTGGCCGTTGATCGTTGTAAGGGTTGCGCACAATGCGTCTGGGTTTGTGACAATATGGCCAAGCACCATGCCATTAAAATGGAAATGATCGATCAAATCGGGGATGCTGCACTCACTGAAAATATTTCCTACTTGGAAAAAAATACCAAAGCGGTTCTTGCTAGTCCGTTAAAGGGATAACCTAACAAAGTCTTTTCATTTTCCAGTCATTTTATACTCATCAATCGGAGTTCAACGTGGAATTAACCAAAGAACTAGAAAACGCAATCGTGGCTCCAGGGCCGCAAGGCTTCCATCCTCCATCAGCTGCAGAGCTTGGTGTGCTGACTCCAGACTCAGGAATGGGCCTAAAGTTTGGGCATATTGTTGAGGAAGAACGGGCGTTGGAAGCTATGGCGCATTCGATGTTCACAAGGAAGAATGCCACCATTTTTCCTGGGCCAATGGTCTTATGGGCATGGAATGAACATGCTGCGGATAAGGCGAAGGCGGTCTTGGAGTTAGCCGCCCAAATTCCTGACGTATTGATTATTCCGATGCCAGATTATAGACCAAAGTATCCTAAAGTTGAGCCAGAAGAAGTCATCAACCCTAATCATCCCAATCTTACGATATGGGGTAATAAGATTGAGGCTTGTATCTTTATTGGTGTGCATTGTCACTATGCTAATTTGACCCTCAAAATGATCCGAGCTGGAACAAATTGCTGGACTTCTGCAATTTGCGCGGAACAAGGCCATGAGGATGCCATGTTCACAGTTCGAGATTCTGATGCCGCCAAAATTAGGCGAGCCGCAGCCGTGTTTAAGAGAGTGCGGGAAGAAATGGGGATCAAATTGCCAGAAAATAGCAATAATGTTCGTTTTACCGGACTACAATCCAAGGTCCATGGTGGCAAAACACACACCAATCCACTGGATTTCAGTATAGAAAGCCCTGTTGATGGGAACGCGGCGGCGTTTGGCCATAAAGCTGAACACATGCAAAAAGAAGCATGATTATATTTGTGAAATTTTTACTTAAGTCATAAGGGGGTAAAACCATGAGCGAAGCCCTTGAATCAGAAGTTAAAACCAATCCCCAAGGTGATCCAATTACCAGTGCACCGGAAGCACCATCGATTGATAGTGCAAAAGGAAGAAAAGACCCTCACGGCGATGCAAAAAATCAGCGGGTAGTCTCTCCAGAGTATATGTTTTCGGAAGCTCCTCGTGAACGGGAATTTATTACCGGTAGTGAATGTGCAAAAGAAGCAGTGAGACGTTCAAATGTAGATATGTCCGTGGCCTACCCTATTACCCCGCAAAGCGAAACATTACAGTTAATTGGGGTTTTGTATGGAGAAGGGTATGTGAAGGAATTCTATCGAGGCGAAGAAGAGTATGGTGTCATGTCGGCAATTGCCGGGGCCTCGCGCGCGGGTGTTCGAGCCTTTACGGCCACTGCAGGTCCTGGAACATTACGAGGTCTTGAACCCATCGTTTCGTGGGCTGGTCACCGTCTTCCCGCCGTTTGCATGTTTACCTGCAGAGTCGTCAATGCTCCGCTGGCTATCCAACCCGATAATATTGAAATTGCCTATCTTTTAAATAGCGGAATGCTCGTTTTTCATGCTGAAAATCAACAGGACCTGTTCGATTTTATTATGAAGGGCTTTATTATCAGTGAAAAAAATGATGTCACGCTCCCGGTAGGGGTTTGTTGTGATGGATTTTTTGTGACTCATGCTCGCGGATATTGTGCGATGCCGGATCGTAGCCTTAAGCTCCCACCTCGAGATCCTTACCGAGGGTCGGTACCGGTCCTGGATGCGGAGAACCCTCCAGCTCGACTGTCTCGTGATGCTCCAGTTCAAAAATCTAATTTTATGGCCTATAATATTCACGCGGTGTGGCAGCAGGAAGTATGGGCTGGCGTTGAACGTTCACGGAAATATATTAATCAATATATGGATGGATTGTTAGAAGCCCAGGACGTGGAAGACGCAGATGTTCTCCTTGTAGCTTCTGGGAGTGCAGCCGCCCAATCTCGCGAAGCAGTTCGACAATGTCAGGAAAAAGGTATTAAAGCTGGATTGATCAAAATTCGTTCCTTGCGACCTTTTCCAACAAATGAACTGAGGAAGCTGTGTGGTAATGCCAAGCTTATAGTCATTCCCGAGTTTAATTATGTCGGGTGGTTAGCTAAAGATGTAGCTACGGCAATTTATGGATTCTCCAACGCAAAAATTGTGGCTGGCCCACATGTCTACGGGGGAATGTCGATGCCGGTTGAAATGATTACGGATGAAGTGGAATGTGGTCTGACTGGTAAAAAGTCCAATACAGTTCCTCCTTCAGCCATTATGGGTGCGGCCGATCCGAAGGCCGTTGCAGAATTTATGAAAAGTATTTAATTCAATTGTCCAACAATTGAGAATTCTAAGGCCCGCCCCAAAGAAATTGGGGCGGGCCTTTCTGTATCATTTCAACTATTCAGGACAATATACCTTCTGTGAAACCGGGAAGAATTCTCGTAACCAATGATGATGGCATTGGTTCGCCTGGCATTCTGGCCCTTGCCAAAGCCATGAAGGCATTGGGACAAGTTTGGGTTGTCGCCCCAGAGAAAACACAGAATGCAGTAGGGCGGGGGATGACGCTGCATAAACCATTGCGGGTAAGGCAAATTCGGCCGCGGTGGTATGCCGTGAATGGGACTCCGGCAGATTGTGTCACTCTGGCCATTTGCAAGCTTTTAGAAACGAACGTGCCTGTTCTTGTGGTCTCGGGAATTAATAAGGGGTGGAATCTGGGAGATGACGTCACCAACTCGGGTACGGTGGCAGGCGCGTTGGAAGGCATGCTCCATGGTATTCCATCCCTGGCAGTGTCCTTAGAAGATTGCCCAAAAGCATCCTATGCAATGGCTGCCCATTATGCGGTTCAACTGGCGGAGCGGATTTTAAAATCAGGTTTGCCGGAAGGGACGATTCTCAATGTGAATGTTCCTGGCTCAAGAATGGAAGCGATTGCCGGCCTACAGTTCACGAGTTTGAGCCAACGACGGTATCATAAGCCAGTGGTGGAAAAAATTGACCCCAGGGGAGTGTCCTATTTCTGGATCGCTGGGGAACGACAATCGTGGGCCAGAAAAAAACCCTCCGACCATGATGCGATGGAAAAGAACCTGGTTTCAGTCACTCCTTTGCATTTAGATTTAACGGATTACGTGGCGCTCAATAGGCTGAAGAGTTGGGTAAAAACTTTTTCACCCAAAAAAGGAACTCATGTTTCATCTGTTCGGAAATTGACGAAAATAAAAAGGGATTGATAATCCTCTAGCCCATTTTGGTAAATATTATCTATTAGCTTTTGGTTCCATTGCCATGGACTTGGTCAAACAATTATATGACTGGATGCTGTCCTGGGCTGATTCGCCCTATGGAGTTCCTGCACTCTTTGGCTTGGCTTTAGCCGAATCCTCATTCTTCCCGCTCCCTCCTGATGTGTTATTAATTGCCATGACGCTTGGCAGTCCTGTAAATGCCTGGTGGTTTGCCACGGTGGCTACAGTTGGGTCAGTTCTTGGAGGGGCTTTGGGTTATGGTATTGGTTGGTATGGAGGGCAACCCGTTTTAAAAAAAATCATGGGGCAAGATCGAATGGATCTTGTGCATCAGTATTTTCAACGGTATGAAGGCTGGGCAATCCTTATTGCCGGATTCACCCCAATCCCTTATAAAATTTTTACGATAGGGGCCGGAGCCTTTTATGTTGATTTCAAAACCTTTATGGTGGCTTCGATAGTGAGTCGAGGCGGGCGTTTTTTTCTGGTGGCGGGCGCCATTCAATTCTTCGGCCCATGGATAAAAGATAGCATCGAAAAATATTTCAATCTTTTCTCAATCGTATTCATCGTTCTGTTGATCCTGGGTTTTTGGATTGTGAAACATCAGGGACAAAAACTAGCACAAAAGACTTCTACCTGAGAGCTATAAATAATGTCGATTGTTCTCTATAACACCCAGACCAAGAAAAAGGATATCTTTGTTCCGTTGATCCCAGGGCAGATCAGCATGTACGTCTGCGGTGTGACCGTCTACGATGATTGCCATCTAGGCCATGCTCGAAGTGCACTGACTTTCGACATGATCCGACGCTATTTTGAATTTGCTGGCTACAAAGTGAAATATGTGAGGAACTTCACCGATATCGACGACAAAATCTTAAATCGTGCCAAACAAGAAGATGTCCCCTGGCAGGAAATCAGCCACCGGTATATTCAGAATTTTCACCGAGACATGGGGGCATTGGGCATTAGGAAGCCCTCCGCAGAACCTCGAGCCACCGAACATATTCAGGATATACTTCACATGGTTGAAGGCTTGATTCACAAGGGCGTGGCCTATCAGCTAGAAGGGGATGTCTATTTTTCCGTCAAGAATTTTTCCTCTTATGGCCAACTGTCCGGAAAAAAATTGGAAGAACTACAGGCCGGCGCCAGGATTGAGGTTAATACCCGAAAACAAGATCCCATGGATTTTGCCTTATGGAAAACTGCAAAGCCTGGTGAACCTGGATGGGACAGCCCCTGGGGAAAGGGACGTCCTGGGTGGCATATCGAATGCTCGGCGATGTCAGTGGCTGAGCTAGGCCCCACCTTTGATATTCATGGTGGGGGTAAGGATCTCATATTCCCTCATCATGAAAATGAAATTGCCCAATCCTCTGCCTATACGGGCAAGGAGTTTGCGCGGTTTTGGGTACATAACGGGTTTGTGACCGTGGACAAAGAAAAAATGTCAAAATCGCTTGGCAATTTTTTCACTATACGCGAGATTTTTGACAAATCGCCGCATTCCGAACCCGTTACCGCTGAATGCCTACGTTATTTGTTTTTATCAACACATTACCGAAACGATCTGAGTTTTTCAGATCATTCCATCAACGAAGCAAAAGCAGCATTAGATAATTTTTATGGATTATTTCAACGGCTTGAGGAATCTAGTTCTAAGCCTGAAATTGAGAGTGCCCAGGATTGGGAAACTCCTTTCAAAGACTTTACTGAGAAATTCACATTGGCCATGAATGATGATTTTAATACACCAAAGGCCCTGGGAGCATTTAATGAAATTCGAGGCACTATTAATAGATTGCTTGGCAAGGGACTGTCTGATAATTCGCAGAAAATCATCTTGGAAACCCTTAAAGTCTATGGGGAAACCCTGGGTCTATTTCAAATTACAGTGAGTAAATGGAATTTAATTGTAGGCAGCCTGGGAGTGGCTAAATCTGAGGAGACCGCTCTTCCTATCAACGGCATTGTTGGTACAACTGATAAATGGATCGAAGAAAAAATCCGCCTACGCAATGAAGCCCGTGCCCAGAAAGATTTTTCTACCGCCGATACCATCAGAAAAGAATTAGCCGAACAAGGCATCATCCTGGAAGACCGATCCGATGGCACCACACGATGGAAGCGATGAACCCCCGGCAACGGTGTACGGGTTTCATGCGGTTCTAGAATCTCTCCACTCGCAGTCTCGGCCCGTCCAACGAATTTGGACTCTTCGGGCTGATGGCCGATTTCTTCCCATTGTAAAATTGGCAAGGGAACGTGGTATTTCCCTGGCCGTCGAATCACGGGAGCGTTTAGATCGCTTAGCTGGTGATCGACATCATCAGGGCGTGGTAGCTCAGGTTTCCGCCAAAGAGTATCTGGAGGGAGAGGAGTTGCTGGACCTCCTTTCTCTTAGACCGATTCCTGCCTTATTAGTGGTGTTAGATCAAATTCAGGATCCACATAATTTAGGCGCGATTGTCCGTTCGGTAGAGGCGGCCGGTGGAGATGGAATTGTTATCCCTAAGCACCGGGCCGTGGGGCTGACGGGGGGGGTTGCCAAATCATCCGCTGGAGCTTTAGAGCATGTCTCAATTGCGCGGGTAGCCAATACGGGGAAGTTTCTCGAAACATGTCAGAAGCGGGACATCAGGACCGTGGCATTGGTCCCGGAAGGAGTTGAACCCTATTCAGAGGTCGACTACCTGGAGCCTGTCGCACTGGTGTTTGGAAGTGAAGGAGAAGGAATCCGGCCGATTGTCCTGAAAAAATGCGACCAACAAGTGAGGATACCGATGTTTGGAAAAATGAACTCGCTGAATTTGTCAGTTGCCGTAGCAGTGACACTCTTTGAGGCAGTTCGCCAACGGACTCAGAAACGATAAGAGCCATGAACAAACTATTTTATCTGAATCAGGCCTTCCTGAATTGCGGCATTGAGCAGTTGGGCGGCATTAGAAACCCGAACTTTCTTCATCATATTGGCCCGGTGGGCTTCGACTGTTTTGACGCTAATTTTTAACTGCTGTGCAATTTCTTTATTCTTCAATCCTGACCAGATGAGTTGCAGGATTTCTTGCTCGCGTTGAGTCAGCGCCTCCGGGCGTTTTCGCTTAATAGGCGGCATGTCCAATTTTTCCGGTTTCAGTTGGTTGGTCATGGGTACCTCAGGCATTTTCTCTAGGCGAATTATCTAAGGGAGAATATCAGGTCATTTTAGGATTGTAAACCGAAAGCGTACGTAAACTCACCCTAGTCGAATTAACTACGGAATATGTGACTTTTATGTTTCACTGGATTGTTTGGCCGAGCGTCTTTATTCTGGGAACGATCTTTGGAAGTTTTTTGACAGTATGTGTGCACAGAGTACCAAAGGGACAATCAGTGGTGGCTCCTCGGTCGGCATGTCCTCATTGCGGAAGGCAGATATGCTGGTATGACAATGTTCCTCTTTTGAGCTTTGTCTGGTTGCTGGGGAGGTGTCGTTCTTGCCATGGGGATATACCCCCAAGGTATCCCATTATTGAGTTGGCCAATGGCTTAGGCTATCTCCTGGTGGTGTGGCGGTTTGGGCTTACGTGGCCAACGCTTGTGTATGCGGGATTAGTATCAGTGTTCCTTGTGGTGGCCTGGATTGATTGGGACCACAAAATCATTCCGGATGTGATTACATTGCCGGGAATTGTGGTTGGCTTCTTATGCGCATCTTTCCTGTTACCGACAGGCTGGGGCAATTCGCTTGTGGGTATTTTAGTGGGGGGCGGGTTTTTACTAGCTCTTGCGTGGGTCAGCCCCTTCTTGTTCGGGAAAGAAGGCATTGGGGGAGGCGATATAAAATTTTTGGCCATGGTTGGAGCTTTTTTGGGATGGCAACAGGCCATACTCACCTTGATGGTGGGATCAGTGGTGGGAGCGGTTATCGGGATAGTGTTGCTGGCCACGAGGGTTCTTCAAAAAGGCCAATACATTCCTTTCGGACCCTATTTAGCGCTCGGGGGCCTGATCGCGGTGGTATGGGGAACGGAATTATGGCACTGGTATTTTCATGGCTTGTTATAAGTACCCAACGAATCCTGTAAGGCAGGTACGACCACATGGAGTCGGTTCAAGTCGTCACTGTAAGAGGGATAAGAGGGTTGAAGAGGTCTCTTTGGTGTACCAGAGGTTTTACCCTCACTGAATTGATTATCGTGCTTGGCATTATCGGGGTCGTCTTGATGTTAGCCCAAACCTGGTTGGTATCCCAGTTACCTCATTGGCGATTGAATGGAGCAACCAGACAGGTGACCTCCGACCTTTTAGGAGCAAAAATGAAGGCGGTGGTTGAGCGGAATAGGCAACGAGTCTTCTTTCAGGATAGTCATCGGTATGAGTTATTGGATGATGATAACAATAATGGAAAGTCCGACCCAGGTGAGCATCTTGTCACTCGCGATATTCAAGAAAGCTATCGAGATGTCAAATTGACGGCATCCAACAATCCCTCCTTTCTGCCAAGAGGAACGGCGTCCAGCTTAGCTTCTATTACACTTTCCAATTCTGCCGGAAAGCGAATTATTACCGTCAGCATTACCGGACGGGTAAAAGTGAAGTCTTAAATGAACGCCAACATTCATGAGCGATATCCGGTAGGGGTGTGTCTTCGTGATCAACGAGGGTTCTCTTTATTAGAAGTGCTCATGGCTTTGGTGGTGGTTTTCATGGCACTCCTTGGTTTTGCAGGCTATTCCGTTGTTGCCCATACAGGCATGTCCGCAAGTGAAAAAATGACCAGAGCTGTCACACTCGCCCAGGAAAAAATAGAAGACGTGCGTCGGGGTGGAGTGCCTATTTCGTTAACCGACCCATGGATCAATTCAGAACCCTATGGCTCGATTGCCGGTGCGATGCATCATCAACGCACAGTCATCATTCAACCGCACACTCCATTAGCCGGGTTGCACACGGTCACCGTCGAAGTGCGATGGGACCATGATGCGCATTCCACCGCACTGACCACCTTTCTCACCCGGTAAGAATGAATAAGCAGATACCAGGTATTTCAAAATGGTCCCAGCAGGGATATACGCTTGTTGAGGTTGTGGTTGCCCTGGGACTGAGTCTCCTGACGGTGAGTGTGGTCTATGCCCTGTATATTCAAGAACTCAAGGCTCAGGGCGTGCGAGAGCATGTCTTGGACATGCAGCAACAGGCTCGTGTGGTGGTAGATTTGGTGACCAGGGAAATCCTGATGGCCGGCTATGATCCCCGAGGAGTGAATCATGATTCCGATCTTACAAATGATTTTGAAGGCATCACGTATGATCCAGGCAAGCTCTCTATTAAGGCCGATTTGAATGGAAATGGCTTCATCAGCGATGCCAATGAATCAATCGTTTTTGTCTATGATGCCACGACCCACCTGCTCCGGCGTAATACCGGTGGAGGTAATCAACCGTTTGGTGAGGACATTGAAGCGTTTGTCATAGACTATCTTGATCAGGGTGGAAACCCTACCACGAATTCCAAAGCCATACGACAAGTGGGAATTTCGGTGACAGCTCGAACGTCACGGCCTGATCCACAGTATGCCAAGAACGGTGGATATCGAACAGTAACTCTCCACTCCCGAATTACGGTAAGAAATAGACAATCATGATCGGACAAAATAGGCATGTAGGAATAAGGCCTTGTCTTAACTCCATGGGTGGAGCGCTCATTGCCGCCTTGTTGTTGGTCGCTATTTCCACAATAATGGGTGCGACGATTCTGTTTGCCACGTCCACCGATTTACAAATCAGTGGAAATTTCCGAAGGTCGATGGCCACGTTCTATGCCGCAGAGGCGGGCATCGCAGAAACCGCCATTCGTTTAGGTGGTTCCTCTCTATCAAATTCAGGGCATCTCGGCGATCCTTCTCCCATCTTGCAAGCAAATTGGTCTGCCTATGTGTTGTCCACCTCCGACTGGAAATCACAGGATGATCAGGAATATTCAGGGCTGTTCACCAACTATTTCCCTCTGAATGGAAATCTCAGCAATACGGCAGTTCTTCCCAATAGTGTGCAAACGACTCTTCCTTATTGGACTAAGATTCGTCATAAAACCGAGTATGATGCGGAACGGGCGGGGCACAGTTCTCTGACCCCTCACTATCAAGATGAGGATGGAAGCACCGCGACCCATTCCACTAATAACCGAGGCAACGTGGTCTTCTTTGGATTTGCGACAGGAAGCGGACTGATGCCCACGTCATTTACGGCAGCAAATCCCACACCATATTCTCCCGTCGAAATCATCATCAGCCAGGGTCAGGTAGAAGGAGCCATCTCCCTGATTCAGGTGGAGGTGGCGCACCCCTCTGGCCCCCCATTGCTGGCACCGGTATATGCGAATAGTCAGGTCGTATTTGCTGGCGGAACCGCTGTCGTGGAAGGCTTTGATACCTGTGGCCTCCTGCCAGGAGGAAGGCCTCCAGTGTGGTTGGGCCCTGCAGGTGCATTGGCAGGAACTGCCACTTTCACAGGTAATCCTCCGATGCCACAAGTGGGCATGGATGCCCTGGATTTGGTGAATACTCTGGATAGCCTCAAGCGAGGCGCGCAGGTTATTTCAGGAGATCTTATCGGTGTGAATATTGGGGCGCCGGGGAATCCTGCCCAGTTGTATGCCGAACCGCTTGCAGGGGGATTTTCGAGCCGGCTTGCCATTCAGAATCTCAATGGATATGGCATCCTGTTGGTAAGGGGGAACCTGAACATTTCCTCCCCTTTTCATTGGGAAGGCCTCATCGTCGTTACTGGACAAGTCACGTTTGATGGTGGAATCGGGACTTCAGTCATTCAGGGTGCCCTCTTGGCGGATCAGGTGCAGATACTGAATGGCGAGGTGAAGATGACTTTGGATACCTGTCCGATCGGCGCGTCCCTTCGGGTGCTTCCTGTTGCTACCCTCAGTTGGCAACAACTCCTCTAAGGTCTCTCTAAGACTTTCCAATTTCTCGACTGATACATCTCAATAAAATTCCTTGCAAGACTTCCTCTCAATAATCCCACTCACTTCCTGTTTCTAGTGGAGTTTTACTTTTCGGTTAAAGTTTCTCGCAAACTTCCCCTTTTTCCGCATCTTGCATGAGACTTTTGATTCGTATCCACATGGGTCCTTTGATTGATTGCAGAAGTGTGAAACCATTCTTACAATGCCTTACTTCTTGTCACGGCATGGGGATTGGTTTACAAATTTCATTCTCTACCTGGTGGGTGAGATCCTAAATGATGTGCTTGGAGCGAGGTCTTTGCAGGAAAAAATGTGTTCATAGTTAACTTTTAACGGGGTAAATGCCATGAGTGTACAACCAGACATTATTTACACGAAAGTTGATGAAGCGCCTGAGCTGGCCAGCGGATCGTTTCTTCCAATCATTCAGTCTTTTGCTAAAGCGGCAGGTGTGACTGTTGGCACCAAAGATATCTCTCTTGCGGGAAGAATTCTTGCGCAATTTCCTGACAAACTCAAGCCGGAGCAACGGCAACCGGATGATTTGGCGCTATTAGGTGAAATGGTTGAGAAGCCCGATGCCAACGTCATTAAATTGCCGAACATCAGTGCATCCCTCCCACAAATTAAGGGTGCAATTACTGAATTGCAATCTCAGGGTTATGCGATTCCTGACTATCCGGAAAATCCTAAAACCGATGACGAAAAGGACATTAAAGCCAGATATGACAAAGTAAAAGGAAGCGCGGTCAACCCCGTATTGCGGCAGGGGAATTCCGATCGTCGGGCTTCAGCTTCGGTCAAGCAGTATGCCAAAAAGAACCCTCATAGGATGGGAAAGTGGACTAAAGAGTCGCGAACCCATGTGGCCCACATGTCCGACGGAGATTTTTTCGGTAACGAAAAATCAGCGACCATCACGGAGCAAGCGGCTGGCAAGGGACGCATTGAATTCATGGCGAAAGATGGAACGGTCAAGGTATTGAAAGATAATGTGGTTTTCGACGAAGGCGATGTGGTCGATACCACGAAAATGAGCGTGAACGCGTTGCGAGAATTCTTTAAGGAGCAAATTGCAGACGCCAAAAAGAGCGGCATTCTGTTGTCGTTGCACTTGAAGGCGACCATGATGAAAGTGTCGGATCCCATCATGTTCGGCCATGCCGTGACGGTCTTTTTTGAAAATGTGTTTAAGAAGCATGAGCAGGTCTTTAGTGAACTGGGGGTGAATCCGAACAATGGGCTTGGGGATGTGTATGCCAAAATTGGCAAATTGCCCGCCGCCCAACAAGAGGAGATCAAAGCGGACATTCAGGAGGCACTGAAGAATGGCCCTGCTTTGGCAATGGTGGATTCTGACAAGGGTATTACGAATCTTCATGTGCCGAGTGACATCATCATTGATGCCTCGATGGCGG contains:
- the cysS gene encoding cysteine--tRNA ligase; protein product: MSIVLYNTQTKKKDIFVPLIPGQISMYVCGVTVYDDCHLGHARSALTFDMIRRYFEFAGYKVKYVRNFTDIDDKILNRAKQEDVPWQEISHRYIQNFHRDMGALGIRKPSAEPRATEHIQDILHMVEGLIHKGVAYQLEGDVYFSVKNFSSYGQLSGKKLEELQAGARIEVNTRKQDPMDFALWKTAKPGEPGWDSPWGKGRPGWHIECSAMSVAELGPTFDIHGGGKDLIFPHHENEIAQSSAYTGKEFARFWVHNGFVTVDKEKMSKSLGNFFTIREIFDKSPHSEPVTAECLRYLFLSTHYRNDLSFSDHSINEAKAALDNFYGLFQRLEESSSKPEIESAQDWETPFKDFTEKFTLAMNDDFNTPKALGAFNEIRGTINRLLGKGLSDNSQKIILETLKVYGETLGLFQITVSKWNLIVGSLGVAKSEETALPINGIVGTTDKWIEEKIRLRNEARAQKDFSTADTIRKELAEQGIILEDRSDGTTRWKR
- the rlmB gene encoding 23S rRNA (guanosine(2251)-2'-O)-methyltransferase RlmB, translated to MAPHDGSDEPPATVYGFHAVLESLHSQSRPVQRIWTLRADGRFLPIVKLARERGISLAVESRERLDRLAGDRHHQGVVAQVSAKEYLEGEELLDLLSLRPIPALLVVLDQIQDPHNLGAIVRSVEAAGGDGIVIPKHRAVGLTGGVAKSSAGALEHVSIARVANTGKFLETCQKRDIRTVALVPEGVEPYSEVDYLEPVALVFGSEGEGIRPIVLKKCDQQVRIPMFGKMNSLNLSVAVAVTLFEAVRQRTQKR
- a CDS encoding response regulator transcription factor → MTNQLKPEKLDMPPIKRKRPEALTQREQEILQLIWSGLKNKEIAQQLKISVKTVEAHRANMMKKVRVSNAAQLLNAAIQEGLIQIK
- a CDS encoding A24 family peptidase, which produces MFHWIVWPSVFILGTIFGSFLTVCVHRVPKGQSVVAPRSACPHCGRQICWYDNVPLLSFVWLLGRCRSCHGDIPPRYPIIELANGLGYLLVVWRFGLTWPTLVYAGLVSVFLVVAWIDWDHKIIPDVITLPGIVVGFLCASFLLPTGWGNSLVGILVGGGFLLALAWVSPFLFGKEGIGGGDIKFLAMVGAFLGWQQAILTLMVGSVVGAVIGIVLLATRVLQKGQYIPFGPYLALGGLIAVVWGTELWHWYFHGLL
- a CDS encoding GspH/FimT family pseudopilin encodes the protein MKRSLWCTRGFTLTELIIVLGIIGVVLMLAQTWLVSQLPHWRLNGATRQVTSDLLGAKMKAVVERNRQRVFFQDSHRYELLDDDNNNGKSDPGEHLVTRDIQESYRDVKLTASNNPSFLPRGTASSLASITLSNSAGKRIITVSITGRVKVKS
- a CDS encoding prepilin-type N-terminal cleavage/methylation domain-containing protein — translated: MNANIHERYPVGVCLRDQRGFSLLEVLMALVVVFMALLGFAGYSVVAHTGMSASEKMTRAVTLAQEKIEDVRRGGVPISLTDPWINSEPYGSIAGAMHHQRTVIIQPHTPLAGLHTVTVEVRWDHDAHSTALTTFLTR
- a CDS encoding prepilin-type N-terminal cleavage/methylation domain-containing protein, which gives rise to MNKQIPGISKWSQQGYTLVEVVVALGLSLLTVSVVYALYIQELKAQGVREHVLDMQQQARVVVDLVTREILMAGYDPRGVNHDSDLTNDFEGITYDPGKLSIKADLNGNGFISDANESIVFVYDATTHLLRRNTGGGNQPFGEDIEAFVIDYLDQGGNPTTNSKAIRQVGISVTARTSRPDPQYAKNGGYRTVTLHSRITVRNRQS